A single genomic interval of Picosynechococcus sp. PCC 7003 harbors:
- a CDS encoding GDSL-type esterase/lipase family protein has protein sequence MFSRGRRRYSSLGRRKKKKSISPWTILVAVPVALLGLEVLARLGSSYFENQNDQLSQEAIAYSLKFVDDDQNNYQGLDNRGKLLAHESIATGYKLVGNQASEFFTLNEQGFRDEEPLPVAKPQGEIRVFLLGNSTAFGRGAQSNQETIAAFLEQRLQDRVQDQRQSPATYRPDVFPFFPPTRRRLAQLPAKIKEGNYRVVNVAVPGYSSGNELAQLALEILPYKPDLIILLNGYEDLLLPSDQEATEIPKLTEFAKNPDAYFHQYLKQSLRDKAEKSALVRTIFTLTSPQKTNQGGEVFSIRERNTTSLGQQLPNSDAEFQTRLERYKDNLAQMVSLCGAAQIPLLVALQPEITGRPEAQLDPTETTIRDQLGESYTEKMTTYYPQFAEALEQLAQDFPNNLQVIDFYNLDAQFPTPTFIDPIHLNGAGNEAMAAELYGAIANLPKMQIIPENFFLD, from the coding sequence ATGTTTAGTCGCGGTCGCCGTCGTTACTCGTCCCTCGGTCGAAGAAAAAAGAAAAAATCCATTTCCCCCTGGACGATTCTGGTGGCGGTACCGGTAGCGCTCCTCGGTTTAGAGGTGCTCGCTCGGCTTGGCTCTAGTTATTTTGAAAACCAGAATGACCAACTATCCCAGGAGGCGATCGCCTATAGTTTGAAATTTGTCGACGACGACCAAAACAATTACCAAGGCCTAGACAATCGCGGTAAACTGCTGGCCCACGAATCCATTGCCACTGGCTACAAATTAGTTGGCAACCAAGCGAGTGAATTTTTTACCCTGAATGAACAGGGATTCCGGGACGAAGAGCCATTACCCGTTGCTAAACCCCAAGGGGAAATTCGTGTATTTCTATTAGGAAATTCCACCGCCTTCGGCAGAGGCGCCCAGAGCAACCAAGAGACCATCGCTGCTTTCCTCGAACAACGCCTCCAAGACCGTGTCCAGGATCAACGGCAATCTCCTGCAACCTACCGCCCGGATGTTTTCCCCTTCTTCCCACCGACCCGACGTCGTCTTGCTCAACTCCCCGCCAAAATTAAAGAAGGCAATTACCGCGTTGTGAATGTGGCCGTGCCTGGCTATAGTTCCGGCAATGAGCTGGCCCAACTCGCCCTCGAAATTTTGCCCTACAAGCCAGATTTAATCATTCTTCTCAATGGCTACGAAGATTTACTTCTTCCCAGTGACCAGGAGGCAACGGAAATTCCGAAATTAACGGAGTTTGCCAAAAATCCCGACGCCTATTTCCATCAGTACCTTAAACAATCCCTGCGCGACAAAGCCGAAAAAAGTGCCCTCGTGCGTACCATTTTTACCCTGACATCACCCCAGAAAACCAATCAGGGGGGAGAGGTATTTAGTATCCGTGAACGCAATACAACGAGTCTAGGGCAACAACTGCCCAATTCCGACGCAGAATTCCAGACCCGTCTAGAACGGTATAAAGACAACCTAGCCCAGATGGTCAGTCTGTGCGGTGCAGCTCAAATTCCCTTGCTGGTGGCGCTCCAACCGGAAATTACCGGACGGCCCGAGGCCCAACTCGATCCGACGGAAACGACCATCCGCGATCAACTGGGGGAGAGTTACACCGAAAAAATGACCACCTATTACCCCCAATTTGCGGAAGCCCTGGAACAGTTGGCCCAGGATTTTCCCAATAATCTCCAGGTCATCGATTTCTATAATCTAGATGCTCAGTTCCCCACACCGACATTTATTGACCCCATTCATCTCAACGGCGCAGGCAATGAGGCCATGGCGGCAGAACTCTATGGGGCGATCGCCAATTTACCCAAGATGCAGATTATCCCGGAAAATTTCTTCCTCGATTAA
- a CDS encoding NAD(P)-dependent oxidoreductase, which translates to MTKKVFITGASGCIGHYLAETFIYHTDYELYLLVRSPQKLRFNTEARGGIHVVQGDLLDIEQQAELLKTINVAILAATAWGGAQESFETNVVKTAQLIDLLDPEICEQVIYFSTASILGRNNEVLTEARDFGTDYIRTKYECYQKLGTLKLAPKISVVFPTLVAGGAENKPFSHLSGGLRDHIKWLSIAKFLSADGSFHFIHGEDIARVVRHLAENPPTIRFDLPPGELDPDRQFVLGNEPLTADAAIAQLCEHMGQKIYFKIPLSLWLANFIIKVFRIQLAAWDRFCIDYRHFTYRKTYNPRSFGLESACPKLSDVLTSAGIVPRRRP; encoded by the coding sequence ATGACGAAAAAGGTCTTCATTACTGGCGCTAGTGGCTGCATCGGCCATTACCTCGCTGAAACGTTCATCTACCACACCGATTATGAGCTTTATCTGTTGGTGCGATCGCCCCAGAAATTGCGCTTCAACACCGAGGCCCGGGGCGGCATTCATGTGGTTCAGGGGGATTTATTAGACATCGAACAGCAGGCAGAGCTCCTGAAAACGATCAACGTGGCGATCTTGGCAGCCACAGCCTGGGGCGGTGCCCAGGAATCCTTTGAAACTAACGTGGTAAAGACGGCCCAGCTTATTGATCTGCTCGATCCAGAGATTTGTGAGCAGGTAATTTATTTTTCCACGGCGAGTATTCTGGGGCGTAACAATGAAGTGCTGACGGAGGCGCGGGACTTTGGCACCGACTACATCCGCACGAAATACGAGTGTTACCAAAAGCTCGGCACCTTAAAATTAGCCCCGAAAATTTCCGTCGTCTTTCCGACTCTAGTGGCCGGAGGCGCTGAAAATAAACCTTTTTCCCATCTGTCTGGCGGCCTGCGGGATCACATTAAATGGTTGTCCATCGCCAAGTTTCTCAGTGCGGACGGCAGTTTTCACTTTATCCATGGGGAAGACATTGCGCGGGTGGTGCGCCATCTGGCAGAAAATCCACCGACCATTCGCTTTGATCTGCCCCCCGGAGAATTAGACCCCGATCGCCAGTTTGTACTAGGCAATGAACCGTTAACCGCCGACGCGGCGATCGCCCAACTCTGTGAGCACATGGGCCAAAAAATTTACTTTAAAATTCCTCTGTCCCTGTGGTTGGCAAATTTCATCATTAAGGTTTTCCGGATTCAACTGGCGGCCTGGGATCGCTTTTGCATCGACTACCGCCATTTCACCTACCGCAAAACCTACAATCCCCGCAGCTTTGGTTTGGAATCTGCCTGTCCAAAACTCAGTGATGTTCTCACTAGTGCCGGGATTGTCCCACGTCGTCGCCCTTAA
- a CDS encoding glutathione peroxidase, whose translation MALPAALKTLDGAPLSPETLENKVVLFVNVASKCGLTPQYNGLVALDQEYGDRGLVIVGVPCNQFGAQEPGTPEEIKDFTKTKYDVEFTLLEKQDVNGANRSPLYQFLVGDGPDIAWNFGKFLVGRDGEVIERFEPQTAPDDANLKAAIEKALG comes from the coding sequence ATGGCTTTACCCGCAGCGTTAAAAACCTTAGACGGCGCTCCCCTCAGCCCGGAAACCCTTGAAAATAAAGTCGTTTTATTCGTGAATGTAGCGAGCAAATGCGGCCTGACGCCCCAGTACAATGGCCTGGTTGCCCTCGATCAAGAATATGGCGATCGCGGTTTGGTGATTGTCGGCGTCCCCTGTAATCAGTTCGGCGCCCAGGAACCCGGTACCCCTGAGGAAATCAAGGATTTCACCAAGACCAAATATGATGTGGAATTTACCCTCCTCGAAAAACAGGATGTCAACGGTGCCAACCGCAGTCCTCTTTACCAATTCCTCGTGGGAGATGGCCCCGACATCGCTTGGAACTTTGGCAAATTCCTTGTCGGTCGTGATGGCGAAGTAATCGAACGCTTTGAGCCCCAGACCGCCCCTGATGATGCAAACCTGAAAGCAGCCATTGAAAAGGCTTTGGGTTAA